The sequence below is a genomic window from Triticum dicoccoides isolate Atlit2015 ecotype Zavitan unplaced genomic scaffold, WEW_v2.0 scaffold5300, whole genome shotgun sequence.
AGTCGTACACATGATGGGTCTCTATCATGATAGTACATGGGTGGCCGGTGATGGCAAGTGTGCCCGTACTGCTGTGCCGACTCGTGTACGTGAGCTAACGCTGCTTATTTGCCAGCAAATATGGGCACTGTGCAACGGCCAAAACTGAAAATACGGTAGCTTACCCGCTTGGCGCTGATCATGAAGAGTACGGAGGGGAGAACGAGAGCATGATTAATAGTATATTCAAACTGTTGACTATATGGTGTTGTCATCGAAAATTGGTAGGCGCTCCCGAAAACGCGTGCTCCTGGTATCGGTTCGCATTGAATCTGCTGTGGGGATGTGGGCTGTCAGATATTTATATGTTTTATACGTCGTACATGGACGGCATACTAGAGGTACGAATTGGCATACGTACATAACAGAAGCTGCCTCAGACGGTAGTATGTTTATGACGGCGGGTTTGGTTATGTACCAATGTGTACCAGAGGTATAGGAACAGACGGAGGGCGGACGGGTCACGGTGTTTGTGTCTTCCGTTAGCGTCACGGGGTGGGAAGTGATGCTTGTGAGGTGCAACAGAGTTATTTATTACCCCAGTGACCCAGCCACCGCGCACCTATCTGCTCATTTGCCACCGAAAAATCCAGAGGAGGAACTGCAGGTAGAGCTCATGGAGAACGCCAACCAAGTCCCAGATCCGGTGGCCCTGCCTAGAGTCGCCTGCCCGGATTGCGGGAGGATAGTGGTGACGTTCGTGGCGAGGCGTGGTCAATTCGCGGGGGAGCATTTCTACAAGTGCCGCAATCACAATGTGAGTTGGTTTTGGATCGATAAGTACTGGGAGCTGGTTCTTTTCTTGTTCAGTGTTGATTTTTTCTGTTTGTTTGTTTAATCCATGCAGCCGGGCAGAGATGGTTGCGACTTCCACCGGTGGCAAGAAGCATACGCGGAACATCTGGCTTCGCTTGGACCGGCGGCACCTCCATTGGCACAAATCAATCCAGACGAGAACGAAATTGGGGGAGCAAATCAAGGTGGTCATCTGCAGGCGGCGGATGGCGAGGCCGGAAACCAGGGCGGAGGATCGGATGGGTCGCAGATGTCGGCTGCAGGCGGTGCTGGAGGATCTGTGCTTGATGCGGCGGCAAGCGGCGCTGGAGGATATGTGCTTGGTGCGGCGGTGGTTGGCCGGCGTCCGGCTACTGTCGCACTGGACCCCGCATCTATCAATCTGGTTGTTTCTGTGGGAAACATGGTCATTTGCATCGCCATCCTTGTACTGGTTGCAGCTTCAAGCATGATGCGTGTGTTTGATTAGCGATTAGGTGTGCTAATCTTAGCTGGGTATGGGTGCCCAGTAGAAGGCTTTATAATTAGCGGTAGCGGAGTTGCGTGTCAGGTCTATGTTTATGGCTTGGTCAGTTTTTGGGTGTGTGTTCGGGTTGGCTTGATCAGCTTTTGGTTGTATGTTCGGCTTGGACGGGCCAGTATTAATGAAATGTCAGTACTTAAGCTAATAAAAT
It includes:
- the LOC119346854 gene encoding uncharacterized protein LOC119346854, coding for MENANQVPDPVALPRVACPDCGRIVVTFVARRGQFAGEHFYKCRNHNPGRDGCDFHRWQEAYAEHLASLGPAAPPLAQINPDENEIGGANQGGHLQAADGEAGNQGGGSDGSQMSAAGGAGGSVLDAAASGAGGYVLGAAVVGRRPATVALDPASINLVVSVGNMVICIAILVLVAASSMMRVFD